In a genomic window of Chrysemys picta bellii isolate R12L10 chromosome 1, ASM1138683v2, whole genome shotgun sequence:
- the LOC135982119 gene encoding olfactory receptor 52R1-like, with amino-acid sequence MQETPFCLRVGYLLPYSMSNSNTTDFTNPSTFILLGIPGLEAAHVWISIPFCAIDVIAFLGNFTILFIVKMEPSLHVPMYYFLCMLAVTDLVLSTSILPKTLSIFWFNSREIDFRACLTQMYFLYCFLVMESGFFMAMALDRYVAICHPLRHSTTLRNSVVANIGLAVVLHGGIIILPSFLLVSQWPYCRTNIIPHTHCEHMALMKLACGDIHVTSYYGLFVLFFVIGVDVFFITVSYIQILRAIFSLPTKDARLKTFRTCGSHLCAILVFYIPNLFSSLTYRFGHNVPLYFHVLIGNVYLLMPPMINPIIYGVRTKQIRDRLLRLITHKGTTFFSCCSGSQTTFRADLGGKLVLGQ; translated from the coding sequence atgcaggagacaccgttctgcctcagagttggataccttctcccctactccatgtcaaATTCTaacacaaccgacttcaccaacccctccaccttcatcctgttgggcattcctggcctggaggcggcccatgtctggatctccatccccttctgcgcCATAGATGTCATAGCcttcttggggaacttcaccatcctgttcattgtgaagatggagccgagcctccatgtgcccatgtactatttcctctgcatgctggctgtcacAGACCTGGTCCTGTCTACGTCCATCCTGCCCAAAACGTTGAGCattttctggttcaattccagggaaaTAGATTTcagagcctgcctcacccagatgtacttcctTTACTGCTTTTTAGTGATGGAGTCTGGGTTCTTCATGGCCATGGCTTTGGATCGTTACGTGGCCATCTGCCaccccctgagacattccaccacctTGAGAAACTCCGTGGTGGCCAATATCGGCCTAGCCGTGGTACTGCATGGTGGCATCATCATACTACCCTCTTTCCTCCTGGTAAGtcagtggccatattgcagaacaaACATCATTCCCCACACGCACTGCGAACACATGGCTCTGATGAAGCTGGCCTGTGGTGACATACACGTCACTAGTTACTATGGCCTATTTGTGCTATTCTTTGTGATCGGTGTGGATGTGTTTTTTATCACTGTGTCCTatatccagatcctcagggccatcttcagcctccccacaaaggacgcccggctcaagacttttaggacctgcggctcccacctctgtgccatcTTAGTCTTTTACATCCCAAATCTCTTCTCCTCTCTCACATACCGTTTTGGCCACAATGTGCCTCTATATTTCCACGTTCTCATTGGCAACGTGTACCTCCTCATGCCCCCCATgataaaccccatcatctatggtgtgaggaccaaacagatccgggacaggctTCTCCGGCTCATTACTCATAAAGGGACTACATTTTTCTCTtgctgctctggctctcagaccaCGTTCCGTGCAGATCTGGGTGGTAAGCTGGTGCTGGGCCAGTGA